A stretch of the Gracilinanus agilis isolate LMUSP501 chromosome 4, AgileGrace, whole genome shotgun sequence genome encodes the following:
- the LOC123245765 gene encoding transcription elongation factor SPT5-like: MKKMKKMKPKGQAMFESQSHHLKLSQRGTGKLSQEEDNESSSEAETAMGRAMTVAREDSEASQSSGSELSESESSESESELQSDEEESEGEPKEEEVKSAEKRHKSGEEAEEDDEEEEEGGAEDSVAKGLPGPSEPSASTEENCSSFPRWGNSWREQSVEELAGYFQQKYGRASCGRAKHRVAEEIPEHISQQRLLPEIKDPKLWLVRCKPGEEKATALTLLRKFVAYQKTDSPLLIKSVVAPEYLKGYIYVEAYKASHVLQAIEGVASLRQGCLHPQQVPIQEMTDVLKVLSKEVPSLQPKSWVRVRTGLYRHDLAQVTRVESDQSSVSLKLIPRIDYGLLAGGQQPPEGLAKRQRLQRRPPRQLLDAHKIRSLGGKLTVDGDFLVFRGNRYSHRGFLFKTMGVSCVLREGVKPTLAELQQFEERPEALQALKLATEDSSAEHSFRPGDKVQVSSGELLHLQGWVVSVQGPRILMMPQHELLREALEFSAWELRKDFGVGDRVQVISGRYRGTSGFVLRVEATFILLFSDLSQQELQVLPRDLQLIGDSASALDLRSQQQRWGQLVQLQPHTVGIVVGLEDEADTCRVLDMGGKLLAVRSRAVTDRRYDPRAVALDSGQNELRPRAVVKVLEGPHSGLEASILHLFRGVAFLHSRKVLDHGGLFVCKSRHLLLSEASQAPRAKDLPARDLAPGARNPPPVTLRSPGALTGPRDQALGRAAGAGQGQGIKDLVGQSVRICQGPYKGYIGMVKEATESLARVELHTTCQTISVQPQRLARLGTPSSRSQISTSHTTPSSGSQTPIYSLGSFTPLYGCGTPMAQGDQTPGSSPFPSPRKGHPYFRW, from the exons atgaagaagatgaagaagatgaagcCCAAAGGCCAGGCGATGTTTGAGAGTCAGTCTCACCACCTGAAGTTGTCTCAGCGTGGCACTGGCAAGTTATCTCAGGAAGAGGATAACGAAAGCAGCAGCGAAGCCGAGACAGCAATGGGGAGAGCCATGACAGTAGCCAGGGAGGATTCAGAGGCTTCCCAGTCATCTGGGTCCGAGTTGTCAGAGTCTGAATCTTCTGAGTCCGAATCGGAGTTACAATCAGATGAGGAGGAGTCTGAGGGGGAACCAAAGGAAGAGGAGGTGAAGAGTGctgaaaagaggcacaaaagcgGCG AAGAGGCTGAGGAGGatgacgaggaggaggaggaaggaggggccGAGGACTCGGTGGCCAAAGGGCTACCTGGCCCCAGCGAGCCTTCGGCCAGCACAGAGGAAAACTGCTCGTCCTTCCCACGCTGGGGGAATTCCTGGAGGGAGCAGTCCGTGGAAGAGCTGGCCGGCTATTTCCAGCAGAAATACGGGCGGGCATCGTGCGGCCGGGCTAAGCACAGAGTCGCAGAGGAGATCCCGGAGCACATCAGCCAGCAGAGGCTGCTTCCTGAGATTAAGGATCCCAAGCTGTGGCTGGTACGGTGCAAGCCGGGCGAGGAAAAAGCCACAGCCTTGACCCTCCTGAGGAAGTTCGTGGCCTACCAGAAGACAGACAGCCCCCTGCTGATCAAGTCCGTGGTGGCCCCGGAGTACCTCAAGGGCTACATCTACGTGGAGGCCTACAAGGCCAGCCACGTCCTGCAGGCCATCGAAGGCGTGGCCAGCCTGCGGCAGGGCTGCCTGCACCCGCAGCAGGTGCCCATCCAGGAGATGACGGACGTGCTCAAGGTGCTGTCCAAGGAGGTCCCCAGCCTGCAGCCCAAGAGCTGGGTGCGAGTGAGGACAGGCCTGTACCGGCATGACCTGGCTCAGGTGACTCGGGTGGAGTCGGACCAAAGCAGTGTCTCCCTCAAGCTGATTCCTCGAATAGACTACGGCCTCCTGGCAGGCGGCCAGCAGCCCCCAGAGGGCTTGGCCAAGAGGCAGCGGTTGCAGAGAAGACCCCCGCGGCAGCTGCTGGATGCGCACAAGATTCGCTCTCTGGGAGGCAAGCTGACTGTGGACGGAGATTTTCTCGTCTTCCGGGGCAACCGCTACAGCCACCGAGGCTTCCTCTTCAAGACCATGGGCGTCTCTTGCGTCCTCCGGGAGGGCGTGAAGCCCACGCTGGCCGAGCTGCAGCAGTTCGAGGAGCGGCCGGAGGCCCTGCAAGCCCTGAAGTTGGCCACCGAGGACAGCTCCGCGGAGCACAGCTTCAGGCCGGGAGACAAGGTGCAAGTGAGCTCCGGGGAGCTCCTCCACCTGCAGGGCTGGGTGGTCAGCGTGCAGGGCCCCAGGATCTTGATGATGCCCCAGCACGAGCTGCTGCGCGAAGCGCTCGAGTTCTCTGCCTGGGAGCTGCGCAAGGACTTTGGCGTCGGGGACCGCGTTCAAGTGATCTCAGGCCGCTATCGCGGCACTTCGGGCTTCGTGCTGAGGGTGGAGGCCACCTTCATCCTCCTCTTCAGCGACCTCAGCCAGCAGGAGCTCCAGGTCCTCCCCAGAGACTTGCAGCTGATCGGGGACTCAGCCTCGGCGCTCGACCTGCGCAGCCAGCAGCAGCGCTGGGGCCAGCTGGTGCAGCTGCAGCCCCACACGGTGGGCATCGTGGTGGGCCTAGAAGACGAAGCAGACACTTGCCGGGTCCTGGACATGGGAGGCAAGCTGCTCGCGGTGCGCAGCCGGGCAGTCACAGACAGGAGGTACGACCCGAGGGCTGTGGCGCTGGACTCGGGCCAGAACGAGCTTCGCCCCCGGGCGGTGGTCAAGGTCCTGGAAGGTCCGCACTCCGGCCTCGAGGCCAGCATCCTCCACCTCTTCCGAGGAGTCGCCTTTCTCCACTCCAGGAAGGTCCTGGACCACGGGGGCCTCTTCGTCTGCAAGTCCCGCCACCTCCTGCTCAGTGAGGCCAGCCAGGCCCCGCGGGCCAAAGACCTCCCAGCGCGGGACTTGGCGCCTGGCGCCCGCAATCCTCCTCCCGTCACTCTCAGGTCCCCTGGTGCCCTCACAGGGCCTAGGGACCAAGCACTGGGGAGGGCAGCGGGTGCTGGCCAAGGCCAGGGAATCAAGGATCTGGTGGGTCAGTCTGTGCGCATCTGCCAGGGGCCCTACAAGGGCTACATCGGGATGGTGAAGGAGGCCACAGAATCCCTTGCCCGGGTGGAGCTGCACACCACGTGCCAGACCATTTCCGTGCAACCCCAGAGACTGGCCCGCCTTGGCACCCCGAGCTCCAGAAGCCAGATCTCCACCTCTCACACTACCCCCAGCTCTGGCTCCCAGACACCCATCTACAGCCTGGGCTCCTTTACCCCCCTCTATGGTTGTGGGACCCCCATGGCCCAGGGTGACCAAACTCCAGGCTccagtcccttcccttctcccagaaAGGGTCACCCATACTTCAGGTGGTAG